In a single window of the Zea mays cultivar B73 chromosome 5, Zm-B73-REFERENCE-NAM-5.0, whole genome shotgun sequence genome:
- the LOC118472007 gene encoding uncharacterized protein gives MVVPFPGRVRIHRDHMSGDARIRADYFGAQPVYTDAQFRRRFRMRRHVFERLVDVVQQVDPYFIQRPNCAGEIGLSALQKVVATVRILAYGIPADAVDEYVRIRESTAHEALKHFCTAVQTAFAPYYLRAPNAEDIARLLQVSESRGFPGMFGSVDCMHWEWRNCPSSWKGMFTGRGKHPTMILEAIASYDLWIWHAYFGLPGSCNDINVPHRSNLFQRHLSGDTPPVSFTVNGHTYNMGYYLADGIYPDWPCICKDNL, from the exons ATGGTGGTTCCATTCCCAGGGCGTGTTAGGATTCATCGTGATCACATGAGCGGTGATGCAAGAATCCGAGCGGACTACTTTGGAGCGCAACCGGTGTACACGGATGCTCAATTTCGTAGGAG GTTCCGTATGCGTCGCCATGTGTTTGAGCGCCTTGTTGATGTTGTGCAACAAGTGGATCCATACTTTATTCAGCGTCCAAACTGTGCGGGTGAGATTGGTCTTTCTGCTCTACAGAAAGTTGTTGCTACTGTTCGAATCCTTGCCTACGGTATTCCGGCTGATGCCGTCGACGAATACGTACGCATTCGTGAATCCACGGCTCATGAGGCATTGAAACACTTTTGCACGGCCGTCCAAACCGCGTTTGCTCCGTACTATCTCCGTGCACCCAATGCAGAAGATATCGCACGCCTTCTCCAAGTTAGTGAGTCACGTGGGTTTCCTGGTATGTttggtagtgttgattgcatgcattgggagtggcgtaACTGCCCAAGTTCATGGAAGGGCATGTTTACAGGGCGCGGTAAACATCCTACCATGATCTTGGAAGCTATTGCGTCGTATGACCTATGGATATGGCATGCATATTTTGGACTGCCAGGTAGCTGCAACGACATAAACGTTCCCCATCGTTCAAACCTTTTCCAAAGGCATCTGAGCGGTGACACACCTCCTGTTTCATTCACTGTGAATGGTCACACGTACAATATGGGATATTACCTAGCAGACGGGATTTACCCTGACTGGCCCTGCATTTGTAAAGACAATCTGTAA